The genome window GAATCCATCTAGAAATAACGGAAACGGTGGCGATGGTCAATTCACAAGAAACGATACAGCATTTGTACAACTTACGAGAAAAGGATTTTCATATTTCTATGGATGATTTTGGAACTGGATATTCATCTCTTGCATATCTAAAAGAATTCCCAATGAATACAATCAAGATCGATAAATCCTTTGTTGATAACATCCAAAGTCAAGAAAGAGACCTTGCACTTTTGGATACAATACTCATTCTCGCGAGTTCGCTTGAATTATCAGTAATTGCCGAAGGCATAGAATCTAAGGATCAGTTTGAACTGCTCCGAGCAAGAAATTGTTATGCCGGTCAGGGGTATTATTTTTCCAAACCTATATCCAGAGAAAAGGCTCTGGATTTCATGAAGGAAAATTTAAGTTCTGATAAAAAAATCATTGTCAGCATCAACGAGTCGATTCCAAGCTTAGATGACAAATAGGAGTCAGTATGAGATTCAATTTTCTAGTTATTTTACTTGCTTTGCTCATTTTAGAATGTTCAACAACACCGCTCGGTAGACGACAACTTATTTTAAATGATGATTCTACCCTAAATGAAATGGGAGAAAAAGCCTTCAATGAAATGAAGACTACAATACCCATAGAAAAAAGCCCAGCTATCAACAACTATGTAAAATGCATTTCTTATGCATCGATCAAAGAGGCAACTGACACAACTGGTGTGCAAACATG of Leptospira sp. GIMC2001 contains these proteins:
- a CDS encoding EAL domain-containing protein — its product is MVTYNHLKRDINDNRILTYFQPIVNLRTMELLGWEALVRWNHPERGILSPYFFLEEAEESGLINRISEIVTAQSFDFYRTWVTSDSNNPDFFLSLNLSSSQFQNQNIAEAFEAMAASYNIPNNRIHLEITETVAMVNSQETIQHLYNLREKDFHISMDDFGTGYSSLAYLKEFPMNTIKIDKSFVDNIQSQERDLALLDTILILASSLELSVIAEGIESKDQFELLRARNCYAGQGYYFSKPISREKALDFMKENLSSDKKIIVSINESIPSLDDK